The sequence CCCGGTAATCCTGCACCCACTGGGGGAGGGCGTGGTGGCGCTCGATGCGCTGATGCTGGTGGATTAGACTTTGCCGTTGTGGAATTGAAAAGGGCGGCCTGGTTGGGCCGCCTTTTTTGTTCATTGGCCGGGAAAGTCCATCAAGGCTTCAACCGTCAGCCCTGCGTGGCGCAAGCGGGAAGCACCGTTCAAGTCGGGGAGGTCGATCACGAAGATCGCATTGGTGACATGCGCGCCGGCCAGCTTCAGCAGTTCTGTGGCGGCCAGCGCTGTGCCACCGGTGGCGATGAGGTCGTCCATGATGACCACACGTTGACCCTTGTGGATCACACTAGGGTCAAGTTCCAGACGGTCAGTGCCATATTCAAGCGTGTAATCGACGCTGATCGTGGGCACTGGCAACTTGCCCGGTTTGCGGATCGGCACGAAACCGAGGCCCATGCGCGCGGCGACTGCAGCCCCAAAGATGAAGCCACGTGCCTCCA is a genomic window of Novosphingobium sp. MMS21-SN21R containing:
- a CDS encoding adenine phosphoribosyltransferase, with product MTPDQLKALVRTVPDFPAPGILFRDITTLIAHGPGLSATIDHLAEMAHGAGAEALAGMEARGFIFGAAVAARMGLGFVPIRKPGKLPVPTISVDYTLEYGTDRLELDPSVIHKGQRVVIMDDLIATGGTALAATELLKLAGAHVTNAIFVIDLPDLNGASRLRHAGLTVEALMDFPGQ